Proteins encoded together in one Mycobacterium noviomagense window:
- a CDS encoding putative alpha/beta hydrolase codes for MELRYISVPLLIAAARGDPWQVDASSQSGCAAMFCGTTFLAPNR; via the coding sequence GTGGAACTCCGCTACATAAGCGTCCCGCTGCTCATCGCCGCGGCCCGTGGCGACCCGTGGCAGGTGGATGCCAGCTCCCAAAGCGGCTGTGCTGCGATGTTCTGTGGCACAACGTTTCTGGCACCAAACCGCTAA
- a CDS encoding ATP-binding cassette domain-containing protein, with amino-acid sequence MTPTNRGTTPSHEEQTTRLGVVTEEKSPLTVWLGSAMYTFPTDRDVTVGRDRDCDICLHDGDRAELGLISRMHAILRFDGAQWVVVDKSQNGVFVDGVRAPMVPIGNRRRITLGSPRGPQLTFRAATSAASFEPRNPPTLERMPSSRSRTDSANKTRLTPPPISPPRVRIPPPPRPGRPQPSRRERIGDTMRLLLPPRTGSAPRGSKTVGRFTNNDVVVDDALASRVHAMLVPTPAGIEIRDNNSSNGTFVNGARIRSAVLREGDVVTIGNTDLVAVGNTLVPRTAHARTSGLTAHGLGLSIDGHTLLTDVSFTARPGTLTAVIGPSGAGKSTLVKLIGGTTAPSAGVVSFDGHDVHAEYASMRSRIGMVPQDDVVHRQLTVEQALNYAAELRLPPDTSAADRRQVVARVLDELELTPHRKTRVDKLSGGQRKRASVAMELLTGPSLLILDEPTSGLDPALDRQVMTMLRRLADAGRVVIVVTHSLTYVNMCDQILLLAPGGKTAFADPPQQIGPAMGTTDWADIFARVSTDPDGVHRAFMARHPAAPRQPSTTEGAVPLGTPPHTSLWRQVSTIARRQMRLIRADRGYFAFLAVLPFVLGALLLAVPGNTGLGVANPRGAQPNEPSDILILLNVAAVFMGTALTIRDLVGERMIFKREQAVGLSASAYLLAKVLIYSLAALIQTAILTTILVVGRGAPTRGAVLLGNGVAELYATLAATAITSAMVGLALSSLARSTEQILPMLVVAIMVSMVLAGGLIPVTGRIGLSQASWLLPARWGLAASASTVDLRHIEVDVPADRLWLHAPRYWLLDMGMLAALGLVATVFVRFRLRLPARGHAR; translated from the coding sequence ATGACACCAACAAACCGCGGCACCACGCCGTCTCACGAAGAACAAACCACCCGGCTAGGCGTAGTAACCGAAGAGAAATCACCGCTGACCGTCTGGCTCGGATCGGCGATGTACACGTTTCCCACCGACCGTGACGTCACAGTGGGCCGCGACCGCGACTGTGACATCTGTCTGCACGACGGCGACCGCGCCGAGCTTGGCCTGATATCGCGCATGCACGCGATACTGCGATTCGACGGCGCGCAGTGGGTCGTGGTCGACAAAAGCCAGAACGGGGTTTTCGTCGACGGTGTGCGCGCCCCGATGGTGCCGATCGGCAACCGCCGGCGAATCACGCTCGGCAGCCCGCGTGGGCCGCAGCTGACCTTTCGCGCCGCGACATCGGCTGCGTCATTCGAGCCGCGCAATCCCCCAACGCTGGAACGCATGCCGAGCAGCCGAAGCCGGACCGACAGCGCCAACAAGACCCGGCTTACCCCGCCGCCGATTTCACCGCCGCGTGTGCGGATCCCACCGCCGCCGCGACCGGGCCGCCCGCAGCCGAGTCGCCGCGAACGCATCGGCGACACGATGCGCTTGTTGCTGCCGCCGCGCACCGGCTCCGCGCCGCGCGGGTCGAAGACTGTCGGCCGCTTCACAAACAACGACGTCGTGGTCGACGACGCGCTGGCATCGCGCGTGCACGCGATGCTCGTTCCCACCCCGGCCGGTATCGAGATCCGCGACAACAACAGCAGCAACGGCACGTTCGTCAACGGCGCCCGCATCCGGAGCGCAGTGCTGCGGGAGGGCGACGTCGTCACCATCGGCAACACCGACCTCGTGGCGGTGGGCAACACGCTGGTACCGCGCACCGCGCATGCGCGCACCAGCGGACTCACCGCCCACGGGCTGGGCTTGAGCATCGACGGACACACGCTGTTGACCGATGTGTCGTTCACCGCGCGGCCCGGGACGCTCACGGCGGTCATCGGACCATCCGGTGCGGGTAAATCGACCTTGGTCAAGCTGATTGGCGGCACGACGGCGCCGAGCGCCGGAGTGGTCAGCTTCGACGGGCACGACGTGCACGCCGAATACGCGTCGATGCGCTCCCGCATCGGGATGGTGCCCCAAGACGACGTCGTGCACCGCCAATTGACCGTTGAGCAGGCGCTGAACTACGCCGCGGAACTGCGGCTGCCTCCGGACACCTCGGCTGCTGACCGTCGTCAGGTCGTCGCCCGGGTGCTCGACGAGCTGGAGCTGACGCCGCACCGAAAGACACGCGTGGACAAGCTTTCCGGCGGTCAGCGCAAGCGTGCGTCGGTGGCCATGGAGCTGTTGACCGGTCCGTCGCTGCTGATCCTCGACGAACCGACCTCGGGCCTGGACCCGGCGCTGGACCGGCAGGTGATGACGATGCTGCGCCGGCTGGCCGACGCCGGTCGGGTGGTTATCGTGGTCACCCATTCGCTGACCTACGTGAACATGTGCGACCAGATCCTGCTGCTGGCACCCGGCGGCAAGACCGCCTTCGCCGACCCGCCCCAGCAGATCGGTCCGGCAATGGGAACCACCGACTGGGCCGACATCTTCGCCCGCGTCAGCACCGACCCCGACGGTGTGCACCGAGCATTTATGGCGCGGCATCCCGCTGCCCCGCGCCAGCCGTCGACGACCGAGGGCGCAGTGCCGCTGGGCACTCCGCCGCATACCAGCCTATGGCGGCAGGTGTCGACGATCGCACGCCGTCAGATGCGGCTCATCAGGGCCGACCGCGGCTATTTCGCGTTCCTGGCCGTGTTGCCGTTCGTTCTCGGCGCGCTGTTGCTGGCAGTTCCGGGGAACACCGGTCTGGGGGTGGCCAATCCCCGTGGAGCCCAACCCAATGAGCCCAGCGACATCCTGATCCTGCTCAACGTCGCGGCGGTGTTCATGGGAACCGCGTTGACCATTCGCGACCTGGTCGGTGAACGCATGATCTTCAAACGCGAACAGGCCGTGGGCCTTTCGGCGTCGGCTTATCTGCTGGCCAAGGTGCTGATCTACAGCCTTGCGGCGTTGATCCAAACCGCGATCCTGACAACGATTTTGGTTGTCGGGAGGGGCGCCCCGACCCGAGGCGCAGTGTTGTTGGGCAACGGTGTCGCCGAGCTGTACGCGACACTGGCGGCCACCGCCATCACGTCGGCCATGGTGGGGCTGGCGTTGTCGTCGCTGGCGCGCTCCACCGAACAGATTCTGCCCATGCTGGTCGTGGCGATCATGGTGTCAATGGTGTTGGCCGGCGGGTTGATCCCGGTGACCGGCCGGATCGGGCTGTCGCAGGCGTCGTGGCTGCTGCCCGCGAGGTGGGGTTTAGCGGCGTCGGCATCGACGGTGGACCTGCGCCACATAGAGGTGGACGTGCCAGCCGACCGGCTGTGGCTGCATGCGCCGCGCTATTGGCTTTTGGATATGGGGATGCTGGCGGCACTGGGACTGGTGGCAACTGTGTTTGTCCGCTTCAGGCTCCGCCTGCCGGCGCGCGGCCATGCTCGCTAA
- a CDS encoding nuclear transport factor 2 family protein, with protein MSRHDVSTDIAEIQQVKYRYLRALDTKHWDDFADTLTEDVTGDYGSSVGEELHFTNRTDLVDYMRSALGPAIITEHRVTHPEITVSGDEASATWYLQDRVIVPEFNFMLIGAAFYHDRYRRTTDGWKISSTGYDRTYEATMSLAGLDFKVKPGRALA; from the coding sequence ATGAGCCGTCACGACGTCAGCACCGACATCGCCGAGATCCAACAGGTCAAGTACCGCTACCTGCGGGCACTGGACACCAAGCACTGGGACGACTTCGCCGATACCCTGACCGAGGACGTCACCGGCGACTACGGGTCGTCGGTGGGCGAGGAACTGCACTTCACCAACCGCACCGACCTGGTCGACTACATGCGCTCCGCGCTGGGCCCCGCAATCATCACCGAACACCGGGTGACCCATCCGGAGATCACAGTGAGCGGTGACGAGGCATCGGCTACCTGGTACCTGCAAGACCGCGTCATCGTGCCCGAGTTCAATTTCATGCTGATCGGTGCGGCGTTCTACCACGACCGCTACCGGCGTACCACTGACGGCTGGAAGATCAGCTCCACCGGCTATGACCGGACCTATGAGGCGACAATGTCGTTGGCCGGCTTGGATTTCAAGGTCAAACCCGGCCGCGCGCTCGCCTGA
- a CDS encoding TetR/AcrR family transcriptional regulator, which yields MTVTARRAVSPTRRTSAPRKRGDETRAKIIDETVRCIIEEGFEAATAKHVAERAGVTWGVIQYHFGDRNGLLMAVVDEGVAKLLDSLSSAEVGELALRQRIEVVVDTAWACYSSPTSMAAFEILRATRGGLGESSRRHLLEMNSAINRLGTLVSDDPANDGVAEVIWATLRGVVLAQMLTGMPIDWQRERRALIDMVTHYVQRCAPMT from the coding sequence ATGACTGTTACTGCAAGACGGGCCGTCTCGCCCACTCGGCGTACCTCCGCGCCGCGCAAACGCGGGGACGAAACGCGCGCCAAGATCATTGATGAGACGGTCCGCTGCATCATCGAGGAAGGGTTCGAAGCCGCCACCGCCAAGCACGTCGCCGAGCGTGCGGGTGTGACGTGGGGCGTCATCCAATACCACTTCGGCGACCGCAACGGCCTGCTGATGGCTGTCGTCGACGAGGGGGTGGCCAAACTGCTCGACAGCCTCTCGTCGGCCGAAGTCGGCGAGTTGGCGCTGCGGCAGCGCATCGAGGTCGTCGTCGACACCGCCTGGGCGTGTTACAGCAGCCCCACGTCGATGGCGGCGTTCGAAATCTTGCGGGCCACCCGCGGCGGGCTTGGTGAGTCCTCGCGGCGGCATTTGCTCGAGATGAACTCGGCGATCAACCGGCTGGGCACGTTGGTCTCCGACGATCCAGCCAATGACGGTGTGGCCGAGGTGATTTGGGCGACTCTCCGCGGCGTGGTGCTGGCTCAGATGCTCACGGGTATGCCGATCGACTGGCAGCGGGAGCGGCGAGCGCTGATCGATATGGTCACCCACTACGTGCAGCGTTGTGCTCCAATGACCTGA
- a CDS encoding TNT domain-containing protein: MQLQHIDLGKLIAAAGGDPWAINHSLQAGRPAQISDLAEAFRNAGQSTAESDRAFADARRRFESSWNREGCQHPINDSAEVQRVTQSLGAQAAQLPKIAVDLENVAATLAEAQRTCGVLISTLDDRLKTLDDWIGQAEELINYDAYLLAEADDPDDIADLEDDISRLEQYIADCEQEAIGDTASTLAQLQSIRAGYSDYLQRASASLRTDGYDPTAIQAVDAEETKNQDPGNIPPSGLEASELADIRRVTNQAVVDQMAKVRAAQKAIDDALATAYTKGQGSPEGQAALASLPQLKKNLADALNTLGNLPDYNNVDPSAMRSSPDGHFLFGYTADGQPVQVTGQLKNGTGEIFDQGTGTYYTFKDGKLVGTRTLDPGRAQATDEPLLTAVTLAVGAPELKAGGEAAWQGLKTLFTREGLASSAGITSDNVLPRAFAAAETRAAGAAQNLAEQASMPHSPVAPTAEHPGPLTAAEHPASPPTHEPALPGAGPEVPHPPGQVPQPLPHDSPLFEGYHPVEPGPEFTAADGSLIYPDDSIASKPYAIAGTVIPDAHLPAGTELGRFGYPGGAYLAPEGTPFAQLSLPPESALKPYFKYVVNDPNALPPGWRIEQSQAAPWFHQPGGATQYRIIDEFGNSGSVEELVRWGFLRRTN, translated from the coding sequence GTGCAACTTCAACACATAGATCTCGGAAAGCTGATCGCCGCAGCCGGCGGCGACCCGTGGGCAATCAACCACAGCCTTCAAGCCGGCCGCCCGGCACAGATTTCCGATCTGGCGGAGGCGTTTCGCAACGCGGGTCAATCGACCGCCGAGTCCGATCGCGCATTCGCGGATGCCCGCCGCCGGTTTGAGTCGTCCTGGAATCGGGAGGGCTGCCAGCATCCGATCAACGACTCTGCGGAGGTGCAGCGAGTTACCCAGTCGCTTGGGGCGCAGGCCGCCCAGTTGCCCAAGATCGCTGTTGATTTGGAAAACGTCGCCGCCACGCTAGCGGAGGCGCAGCGAACCTGCGGGGTGCTGATTTCGACTCTCGACGACCGACTAAAAACGCTCGACGACTGGATCGGCCAAGCAGAAGAACTCATCAACTACGATGCGTACCTGCTTGCCGAAGCCGACGACCCCGACGACATCGCCGATCTTGAAGACGACATATCGAGGCTCGAACAATACATCGCCGACTGTGAGCAGGAAGCCATCGGCGACACGGCGTCCACCCTGGCCCAGCTGCAGTCAATCCGCGCCGGTTACTCCGACTACCTGCAGCGGGCGTCGGCCAGCCTGCGCACTGACGGATACGACCCGACTGCGATCCAAGCAGTCGACGCGGAAGAGACCAAAAATCAAGACCCTGGGAACATTCCACCATCTGGGCTAGAGGCCAGCGAACTAGCCGACATCAGACGGGTCACGAATCAGGCCGTCGTCGATCAGATGGCCAAGGTGCGAGCCGCGCAGAAGGCCATCGATGACGCACTGGCCACCGCCTACACCAAAGGCCAAGGCTCGCCCGAGGGACAGGCCGCTTTGGCGAGTCTGCCCCAGCTCAAGAAAAACCTCGCCGATGCCCTGAACACCCTCGGCAATCTGCCCGATTACAACAACGTCGACCCGTCGGCGATGCGCTCCAGCCCCGACGGCCATTTCCTGTTCGGCTACACCGCCGACGGGCAGCCAGTACAGGTCACCGGCCAGCTTAAGAACGGCACCGGCGAAATCTTCGACCAGGGCACGGGTACCTACTACACCTTCAAGGACGGAAAGCTTGTAGGCACTCGCACGCTCGACCCCGGCCGCGCCCAAGCCACCGATGAACCGCTTCTAACCGCCGTCACCCTGGCGGTTGGAGCGCCCGAACTCAAGGCAGGTGGCGAGGCCGCCTGGCAAGGCCTGAAGACCCTTTTCACCCGCGAAGGACTCGCCTCTAGCGCTGGTATCACGTCAGACAACGTTTTGCCCCGAGCCTTCGCCGCGGCCGAGACCAGGGCAGCAGGTGCTGCGCAAAACCTTGCCGAGCAAGCTTCGATGCCGCACTCTCCGGTCGCCCCTACCGCCGAGCACCCGGGTCCGTTAACTGCAGCCGAGCATCCCGCTTCACCGCCGACGCACGAACCGGCACTGCCGGGCGCCGGCCCGGAGGTTCCCCACCCGCCCGGTCAGGTCCCACAACCTTTACCGCACGATTCGCCGCTATTCGAGGGATACCATCCCGTCGAGCCGGGTCCAGAATTCACCGCCGCCGACGGTAGCCTCATCTACCCGGACGACAGTATTGCGAGCAAGCCCTACGCCATAGCTGGCACTGTCATCCCCGATGCTCACCTACCGGCGGGGACAGAGCTGGGCCGCTTCGGCTATCCGGGCGGTGCCTACCTGGCTCCGGAAGGAACTCCCTTCGCCCAGCTCTCACTTCCGCCAGAAAGCGCGCTCAAACCCTATTTCAAATACGTCGTCAACGACCCCAACGCGCTTCCTCCTGGCTGGCGTATAGAACAGTCCCAAGCAGCACCATGGTTTCATCAACCTGGTGGAGCCACTCAGTATCGAATAATCGACGAATTCGGGAACAGTGGTAGCGTCGAAGAGCTGGTCAGGTGGGGATTTCTTAGGAGGACCAACTAG
- a CDS encoding DUF5632 domain-containing protein yields MSDFPQGKWDLLLVGPQWPYDTALAAMGVGADNRSNVETGYNHLADNLFKARTGALPEQKGITADDTREKLQQGENHAREVASKNGAKKDMYNTARDNAESLQSELRELAAHGNKQIEDIETSKEPAATKLAKIVGVVADSQRQANQAAAKYGANVIDAMQSVLNQEGGQSAYVFAKSHGIDLQSLYPQPDENTIQRQVQSMLGQPSSPTSTSDNYLRQPGQAAPSPPLAPATGTPASTPDNYSRQPGQAAPAAPLPPATGGIPSTPDTYLRQPGQPPAAPPVPRAPVPSAAPSFSATGSPSLPSTASVPSTPTSLPGTPLTTAQGPPQGLTPASLMHSFDQGLQAGAPGSLAESAMPPAPTAPAEAQAPPTAPTTPTAAVNAPVHAPMYDTPPPVQHAAAPEAPPPTPMVAGPAMAPAPPPPTPGPLPAYGADLRPAAAAAPATPAPSPTPPSPAAAAPGSAPVHPTGAQTNIGQSAVVRQPTTPSTSAGSSSSSSLGAQTVAATAAGAVAGASSAEATARSRLQRLVDFVARQEPRLAWAAGERPDGTTVLVTDLANGWIPPDVELPAAVSLLEPARRRGGIESLLGEVSVVASYSPIHSLPAQGDEPVPTSPRPRHAPEIEELGWELNQATHWRDGLPRLAHTLAIAAFRGTGVVEKEVEVLHEELAKLSAKVLESYPDRVNHEQIGNWQLMAAIDALVVGDKTVANYHLAWFLACHTGATKSIAR; encoded by the coding sequence ATGAGTGATTTTCCACAAGGCAAATGGGATTTGCTGCTCGTCGGCCCTCAGTGGCCCTACGACACTGCACTGGCAGCCATGGGCGTCGGTGCAGATAACCGTTCGAACGTCGAAACGGGATACAACCATCTTGCGGACAACTTGTTCAAAGCTCGCACAGGTGCGCTGCCCGAGCAAAAGGGCATAACGGCGGACGATACGCGTGAGAAGCTCCAGCAAGGAGAAAACCACGCTCGCGAAGTAGCCTCAAAAAATGGTGCCAAGAAGGACATGTATAACACCGCGCGCGACAATGCCGAGAGCCTCCAATCCGAATTGCGTGAACTGGCGGCACATGGCAATAAGCAGATAGAAGACATCGAGACGTCGAAAGAGCCGGCGGCGACGAAGCTTGCAAAAATTGTGGGTGTGGTCGCCGACAGCCAACGGCAAGCGAATCAGGCTGCAGCAAAGTACGGCGCCAACGTGATCGACGCGATGCAGAGTGTTCTAAACCAGGAGGGCGGCCAGTCGGCGTACGTGTTTGCCAAATCCCATGGCATAGATCTCCAGAGCCTGTACCCACAGCCAGACGAAAATACCATTCAACGGCAAGTGCAGAGCATGCTGGGCCAACCCAGCTCACCTACATCTACCTCTGACAATTATTTAAGACAGCCCGGACAGGCCGCACCCTCACCACCACTCGCACCAGCTACTGGCACCCCTGCAAGTACACCTGACAATTACTCCAGGCAGCCCGGACAAGCCGCGCCTGCCGCGCCACTCCCGCCAGCAACCGGCGGAATTCCAAGTACCCCTGACACTTATCTAAGACAGCCCGGACAGCCACCCGCGGCGCCGCCCGTGCCGAGAGCGCCTGTCCCGTCCGCTGCGCCATCGTTCTCCGCCACGGGTAGCCCGTCGCTGCCAAGCACTGCATCGGTACCTTCTACTCCAACATCGCTCCCGGGCACTCCGCTCACCACGGCACAGGGCCCTCCCCAAGGGTTGACTCCGGCCAGTTTGATGCACAGTTTCGACCAGGGCCTGCAAGCAGGTGCACCGGGGTCGTTGGCCGAGAGCGCAATGCCTCCCGCTCCAACAGCACCAGCGGAGGCTCAGGCACCACCGACCGCGCCGACCACGCCGACGGCAGCAGTCAACGCGCCGGTGCACGCGCCCATGTATGACACGCCTCCGCCGGTCCAACATGCAGCAGCGCCAGAAGCTCCGCCGCCCACGCCGATGGTGGCCGGCCCGGCGATGGCCCCTGCCCCACCTCCGCCCACCCCGGGTCCGTTGCCCGCCTACGGTGCCGACCTGCGGCCTGCGGCTGCAGCAGCCCCTGCGACACCTGCACCATCGCCTACCCCGCCGTCACCCGCGGCCGCAGCACCGGGATCGGCACCGGTCCACCCAACAGGCGCACAAACCAACATTGGTCAATCCGCTGTGGTGAGGCAACCAACCACACCGTCGACATCGGCGGGATCATCGTCTTCGTCGAGCCTGGGCGCTCAAACCGTCGCTGCCACCGCGGCCGGCGCCGTCGCGGGCGCTTCGTCGGCCGAGGCGACCGCGCGGTCCCGGCTGCAGCGGCTTGTGGACTTTGTGGCGCGCCAGGAACCACGGCTGGCCTGGGCCGCTGGCGAACGCCCGGATGGCACAACGGTATTAGTGACCGATCTGGCGAACGGTTGGATACCACCCGACGTCGAACTGCCCGCCGCTGTCAGCTTGCTCGAGCCGGCGCGCCGCCGCGGCGGAATCGAATCCCTGCTGGGCGAGGTGAGCGTCGTCGCCAGCTACAGTCCTATCCACTCTTTGCCCGCCCAAGGCGACGAGCCGGTTCCCACCTCGCCGCGGCCGCGGCACGCACCGGAAATCGAAGAACTGGGCTGGGAACTTAACCAAGCAACTCATTGGCGCGACGGCTTGCCCCGGCTCGCCCACACGTTGGCTATCGCCGCCTTCAGAGGCACCGGCGTTGTCGAGAAGGAAGTAGAGGTGCTCCACGAAGAGTTGGCGAAATTGAGTGCCAAGGTGCTTGAAAGCTACCCCGATCGTGTCAATCACGAGCAAATCGGCAATTGGCAATTGATGGCCGCCATCGACGCGCTGGTAGTCGGCGACAAAACGGTCGCCAACTACCACCTGGCCTGGTTTCTGGCCTGCCATACCGGAGCGACGAAGAGCATCGCTCGATGA
- a CDS encoding L,D-transpeptidase family protein, producing MRRLVGLLCAALCAAGFMLAVAPLSAAVVNPWFARSVGNATQVISVVGVGGSNAKMDVYQRGSTGWQPIAAGIPTHIGSAGLAPQAKSGYPATPMGVFTLPYAFGTAPNPGGGLKYVQVGPDHWWSGDDHSPTFNTMQVCRKDQCAFDTSASENLDIPQYKHAVVMGVNTARVPGNGAAFFFHTTDGGPTEGCVAIDDDRLVQIIRWLQPGALMAIGQ from the coding sequence GTGCGCCGACTAGTGGGCCTGCTTTGCGCTGCCCTGTGCGCGGCCGGGTTCATGCTGGCGGTCGCGCCGTTGAGCGCTGCGGTGGTCAACCCCTGGTTCGCGCGATCCGTCGGCAATGCCACCCAAGTGATTTCGGTTGTCGGAGTGGGTGGTTCGAACGCCAAGATGGACGTCTATCAGCGCGGTTCCACTGGCTGGCAGCCGATCGCGGCGGGCATACCCACCCACATCGGGTCGGCCGGTCTGGCGCCGCAGGCCAAGAGCGGATATCCGGCCACCCCGATGGGGGTCTTCACCTTGCCTTATGCCTTCGGCACCGCGCCGAATCCCGGTGGCGGGCTGAAGTATGTCCAAGTCGGCCCCGACCACTGGTGGAGCGGCGACGACCACAGCCCCACCTTCAACACCATGCAGGTCTGTCGAAAAGACCAGTGCGCATTCGACACCTCCGCAAGCGAAAACCTCGACATCCCGCAGTACAAACACGCCGTGGTAATGGGAGTCAACACCGCTCGCGTCCCGGGAAACGGCGCGGCGTTTTTCTTCCACACCACCGATGGCGGGCCGACCGAGGGATGCGTCGCCATCGACGACGACAGGCTGGTGCAGATCATCCGTTGGCTGCAACCTGGTGCGCTGATGGCGATCGGACAGTAG
- a CDS encoding DUF2563 family protein, with translation MFIDTGLLHSGADDSHRAGGHAGDGAAHLAGTSAVAGMFGDFPAAHEFHEAVSQAHTHHTTKLRAHQQTLSDVANKARTAATAFTDMEDRNTVKLDAVRWNSAT, from the coding sequence ATGTTCATCGACACTGGGTTGCTGCATTCGGGAGCCGATGATTCCCACCGCGCTGGCGGGCATGCCGGTGACGGCGCCGCTCACCTGGCGGGCACGTCTGCGGTGGCGGGGATGTTCGGCGACTTCCCGGCGGCGCACGAGTTCCACGAGGCGGTCAGTCAGGCACACACTCACCACACTACGAAACTGCGGGCCCACCAACAGACCCTCAGCGACGTCGCCAACAAGGCCCGTACCGCTGCTACGGCGTTCACCGATATGGAGGACCGCAATACGGTGAAGTTGGACGCGGTGCGGTGGAACTCCGCTACATAA